The following is a genomic window from Pieris rapae chromosome 24, ilPieRapa1.1, whole genome shotgun sequence.
ATATTATTGGGTTAGTACTCCCTCCAACTGTTACAGGTTATGCCATGATCGCGATATGCAAGAATTTTTGGTATGAAAACCATATCATAAGTAACTTCAAAGCCTCTATTTTCTGggaatacaaatttaaaatgatttactaagatgtattttaatacacaaatCTTGCCTTTGAGATCATGCTATACACCTACGCGACATAAAAACAAGATCAGTCTTATAAAACTGTTGCTGTCTCTTTCAATCACAGCGTGAACACCATTAGACAGAAAGAGACATTTGccttaataatgataatatacctTTACTACGAGAAACACGTAAAtatggtaaccatggtaaccaatagataataaaatataataaaataattaaaagtttagtgCAAACGGGtctatgtaaaaatttaataattactgttaacgTAATCcccaaataagaaaaataaaaaaaacccctCTCCCCTATAATGCTTACTTATATACTTGAATGACCCCAATGattgatattttatcaataaaataaacaaaacacgtTTAGTGAATATCAAATAAGAAATACCGGGTATAAAGATACCgctttcaaaatttcaaagaAACTCTTAATTCTGTTAAAGCATCCGTTTTCTCcctttttcaaaacaaaacccaacatttttttttacatttatacaaaaatatttattaattttttttataccgCCTAGTCGTAGAATTTTTCCATCAATTATTAAGGTTATTTATACCCGATAAAAAAGtgacataaaaaaacttaactgtCCGCTCAAAGAatgatagtttaaaaatatttaaaacagtacCTCTTCGTTGTTAGCGTCGACCCACtgcaaaatattattcaattagtCACACGacacaaaaaaaacacatatcaAAAGCATTTCATTTGAGAGCGAAAAAATAGATGTTACTttgtttagatttatatttatttttaaaagcacaATTTTAAGCGTATCTTCGTATAAAATCTCTGTCACACAAAACCttgattgacaattgacaggtGACACTGACGTTTCTGAATGACAGTCTTCTCTTCATAATAACGACTATATTCATGACATATATGTTGCGAAAAATTCATCTAACGCTAGTCCCAATACTAGGGAGTCACTGTGTTGTGGgtaactagataataattggCTTAGTATTACAAACACAAGTCTTATAAGACAAGTACGCGTGTGTGTgtacccccccccccccctcctCTTGTCaacaaaagtaagcaaagctttcaaaatacataaacgtatttattctTTGTTGAAAtactcgaaaatgcatttctgCATAATTACTGTTGTTGTAATCAccatataagaaaattaagaaaaaaccaagaagaagaagaggaTCTACAgcgaatgaatgaatgaatgaatgaatgaatgaatgaacaTAGAGCAAAAAGTATGAAAGTGAGCTAGAAGTACGATGACTTCTAAGGGGATCTGACATGCAGGAAATTGCATCATAAGATTCATGCAGGTGCGAATTTGGACAGTGACAGCTGTCAAACCGATTAGATGACACGGCGCTTGCTTTTCAAAAGATGTGGTTGTATCATAATTTCACCAACACAAATCTAAGAGATTTTAtacgaaaacaaaaaaacacacaAAGGCGTTAtaacactaaaatatataattttacgctTAAACCTATGacttgaaaagatttttttgagCTTAAATTAATGGATGATCTTcgcacattaaaaaaatttttttgtctatttttaatgtaccCACAAAACGAGGGTAAATcacataatcataaaaatcacGAGAAATCAACGTAATAACAGAACAATCTTgataaaagtgaaaaaaacatgtttattttcaatgtaCCCACATTTGGCTATAAACAAAACGAGGGTAGATctcataatcataaaaatcacGAATCAACGCAATaacaatattgataaaagtctttgcttttattatagttttgtataaaaaaatggataTAAATGTGCGAAGACCATTTTGTGATACAATAAGGAATGCCATAGTGTCAACACACCAACTGAAAGATTAGGAATGGGACCCCaaacgtattatttaattcaactttattttttatttaggcttcaagaatatataatataatatattatatagaatataatatagaataatggGCACGATCTAAAATGATCCTGAAATTAAAATGGGAATGCTAGCAAATATACTCAcgaaacaaaaagatttattaaaaaaccatACTTCATTTCTGTATTAGTTGGTTACTAGAAATCATTAAACCCAAGTAAATCATCATTTCAACTACATTAAAGTAAAACTGTTAAATGAATACGTACATATTTGTACGTTTTAGAcgtatgaaatgaaatattttgagACTACCCTTAGTACAAATGAAATAGTTGACACGATACAGTTTTTGGTACCAGTAACTAAACTACACTACAGTAGTATATCTCGCAAGCACACGTAGTAAACTGAATGATCGAGATGTTAAAAAAGTATCGTATATGGCAAAACTGTGTACGCTGTGCTAAATGCaaaacacaagaaatatataaatttaattaatcgtaaaataaataatgtatccaATATACTAAATGGGGCCCcaatattcttaaaactaatatatttatttttttcgttgctacattaaataacaatcataatttcaattaaatatacaaccgagtaaatacaaattactataACTAATGCGATTGTTGCACAGTAAATATATGCTTTTATCTGActgacaataaattaattaatgaacaGACAAACTgacaaagttaaaaaatttgccattataaagaaattatttacgatAAATTGATTTTCTAAACAAAGActttttcattgttatttcattttatatggaAAATCCCACGATTTTGTTGAATTGTTatgaaaaaagtaataattttaatcacatTAGGTATACTGTGCAACAAAACGCATACATAAATGCCACtacaatatgtaatattaaaaataaaatattaaatatcgtACGTACATATGTTCGTGTCGTACGTATACGCGTTCGTTTCATACGTACTAGATACGTGATTTATGTagacaataaaacatttttgtatatgatttatatttaacaaagacGCGattaataaaagccttttttaaCAGTCTGCAGGGTTGCTATATCAACTATTATTTGCATGATTAAGCCTTAAGAAAactgaaaatacattttttaaaacttgtcAACGAACGCCAATTTGTGCGTATTTTCATATTACTAtcctttttgtataatttttcgtCGTTTTAGTGTTTATAATCTTTGGGTAACGTAGTAATTACGACTGTATACAAtttcgataaaataaaatcgcgtaatattaaatttcttttcattttaaatattgatcaaatcaaatttggtgagaattaaatttaaagggaatttaatattgttaataatttttttaatcgaaattactaaaaaactaatttatattacttgaAATCtactagattttattaaaagttgaaatataaaaggcttttacgCTAATAGGCTTTTCTACATGAAATCCATTTCCTAGCCCAAATTCACCAATGcactttttgttataaaatttccCCCAAGTAATAAAGTTAACAAATGCAACATGAACTTGAAAAATCGACACCTAAAATTTGTCAATCTGAATTTAAATCgagattttttactttttaattgtgaatatctataaatttaaatagtggAATCTACTTTTGTCTATTTTTCTGAGTTTCAAAAAGCgagtctattttttttttactgaaatgTCAAAAATTGTGTCTTTTACTCGGCCTCAACCCTCAAATATTCTACCTTGGTGATCTTCTTGGGATCAGTGGTTCCTGTCTCCAGTACTTCCACCTTCTGGTAGACGTTCGGCGAGTTCAGCCAGCGGGTTCGTTCACCTGTCTTGCCGCCCTTCTTCCATATCCTGGAATGATCGacaatttatgataaaatttctTCATGGTGCACACAATATATTTCCTGTcttacattacacacatacataccTTAATTAGATACAAATTTGtaaactacttttacatgcatttgtcACTCTCccaaacaagactgctatggttacattaatacaaacagcggttttctaatgtaacatattgtgataTACTATATtcctttgtaaaataaagagaaaaaaaaaaaaaaatatagagaagaaatatcaaaattcTTATGAAAATTCAGAAGTCATACTAATCAAGTAATTCATCGACTATGACAACTCTTGTGTTTTCTAATGTTTTTAGCATTGTATTATGTAAAGAGAATTACAATTAAAGTCGTTATACACACATGTCTGGCACCGACATCAATAACTATACAGATATAATAGTGGGTAAAATATTAGGGTCAAAAGCCCTAATATATAACagtactaatttaatttatatctgaagaaacataaaaaaatctaaacaacTTTTAACTACGTCCATCTGAGATAAATACGTATACGTCTTTGCGTACGTATGTCTGACAGTTTacgtagtattttttttccggaggccttttattttatttagaaaagataATGAGAAAACGAACCTGTTGTGGGtacaaattctatttaaaaatataatctaaaaagcacatattatagtaatacaaATACTTGGAAAAACCATTTACCCTTGCTTGTACAACTCTTCCTCTTCTAGAAGATATCCCAGAGATGAGACAGCCGGTGGTACTTCTACGTCGTTCTTCGGTTTGGGGACGTCGTtctaaaagaaataacaactcattaagaaaaaatagattaaaaaaatatatatataaataacaattaacaagAGAAACGAGAAATGAGCTACAGATATGACAGAAGATTGATATAAAAAGGAGATTAAAACGTTGGCATCTTACGGAAAGataagaagaaatagaaaagaCAAGAGTAAGTTTTGATTTCTTTATATGAATTGTAATCCATTTATTAATCTAGAATAATCCCTAATATCATCTTTTAGGTATAAAGGTATGAAATAGTATATACTGATATGGcccacaaaaatataaaagtttatattttatcaaacataCATTGAAAGCTAAGCTTggattgtaattataaatgaagaattttttttaattactttggaTTTCAAACAAGGTTGCATCGGAAAAGGCGAcagtaaagagagacagacacataaattcataagattgAACCTgagagaaaatgagatagaaaGCATTATACAGTGAATGAACTTTGAATTAGGGAGCGTACAAGTATTACGtcaccccccccccccatgtTACGCGACGTAACGTTTTTCGTTACTACTCAGTGGTTATTACCCCCCCCCCCTAAAATTCGTTACGTAAcacttgaataaatatatacataaatgaaaaaacCTGTCTAGTTATagtacctaataataataataactttaggTATTCCCTTTCTACAAAAGTTAATTACCTTAACAAGTGGATGTCTATAGATGTATCCTGTACGGAAGCCAGCATTGTCCAGCATACGCATCAAAGCTTCGAATTCCTCTCCACCAACACGCCATTTCTTCTCATCAGCTGGTGGTTTGTGGGTGGAATCGTAGATCTGTAAGacgtttttgtatatattactaaaaacattttaaagccggcaacgcactcgatCTCTGGCAATGGGTGGCCATGGGcgtatattacattacatatagcGAGTCTCCGATTTGCATCCAGTTCTAAAAGTCTGATATATGTGTAATtagtacagtttttttttaaattaattggtaCTACATGATATAATAGTGTAGtgatgtacataaaaattgataaGCAATCgcgatttatgtttatttaatattggtgtGCCAATTAAAgactaaattattgatttctatttaaataaatacataattatttattaattggtaATCACTTTATTGTatgaaaagttaatatttttgtattttattatagtatagttaATAGTTTTTTGTCAACTTTGAGTGAATCTATTTGCTTTGGTTTTCCATCAAAATGGATCCTCAGCCAAGTACATCACAAAAACACGTTGATGTTTTCTTGTCCCCAAGAAAAAAACGTCCACAAAAACCTTTTTCACTGTTACTGaaaaagtaatgtttttaaaattaattgtcatACCTAAATTATccgttcagaaatatttaatttcctgaTATACTAGTTTCTATTATAGTAGTAGTTGTTTAGATATACTACTATAAAACAGagagatataatatattcgcAACgtcactatttattacttttcataACGTTGCAACACTAAAATTGTCAAATCTGGAGTCGaattaaaagtatatgtaaattacaaataacaacAAAGTTGATTGGTTTTTGAGAAATTTCTGAATatacacaaacaaaattaaaattacatgattggatagataataaattaaatactaaaatatccaataaaaaaacattaataaaagtcAAATTGATAAGCGGGAAAATCAAAATCTCTCTCACCTGCTTCGCTGTCTCTTCATCAAACACATTCAACTCGTCCAACGGCAGTGTCGCCAGACGCAATTGGACCTCACATGCTGTATTCAAGTTCTTCGCTTGGTAAAACGCCTCTTCCAAGGTTGCTCCACAGCATAAGGCACCTCCACAACTCAGCATCAGCACCTTGGAGTGTGGTCCGAGGGCTCTCACAAGTTTATCACACTCTTCGTTATCAAGGACACCtggaattgaaaaaaaactaatattttgtaGTCCTATATGGTAATTGACATTTCtacatattatgtgtttttgATATGGTGAGATTTAGCCCAAACTATCAACTcctgtatgtcaaaaatgtgTGGATTTTGTCATTAGGGAGCactcaagtattacgtaacaaATTTTGAGTGGGGGGGTTTGGGGTAAAACCTTTTAATGCGGGTCGGGGattgaattatgcgttattgttaatattattttcgtgtTTCCGATACTTTACATCACATAAATGGCGACTATTAGGTTTAATGAATCACTGGGTGGTATTGAAatctattatctattattaatctattgtgtgtgtgtgtgtgtgtgtcaagaatctccaaaaattgcgtCACGTAATACTTAAACGCTCCCTTAATCAGCAATTGCTTTGGAGGGAAAGCTGATAGTAGGCTTTCCACAAAATGAATgatgtaacataatatatttactaggaatttaataagaattgtaacttgaaataataaagttaatagaACTAAAAGTTTTCTATACCTCTATGCTTGCTCATCTGCTAGTTTTAATGTTCCAATTAATAGGCTATCTTGCTCTAACAACTTGATTACTaacattgattaaaatattgattgtcAAGTAACCGTAacttaattatcattattattttgtggttGATTGATGTTGATGATTATTCTAACTATACAAATTAactatattagaaaataaccCGGCTTCATGCACAAAATATACCCTATATACCAGAGATTTCCAATGTTTTTTATACTATGCCCCACCTTAGCTTTTCTAAAATTCTGATGCCCCAATTCCTCTCTCCCTCTCTTCCCCTGTCtcccacacacacacacacatgtatcaaacatatataagtattacCCACCTTAACAATCAAATTAACAAGCCGAAACACTGCCAATAGCATTCTTcgataataactatttaacacacacacaacaaATTGTGAATTCATCTTACCCAATGGCACTCGATGGTAGGCCAGGACGCCAAGCGTGGCAGCCTCCGAGCAGAGAGCGAGAAGACCTCGCTTGGTGGAAGATATAGCGAGAGCGGACGGCGAACGCAAGTGAAGCACGCACCGGATATCCGGACGAGCTGCATGCACGCTTGCATGGAGGGAGAAACCTGAAATTtagtttaacaaaatttaatgaaatttaatttaacgaaatttaatgaaatttagtttaacaaaatttaatgaaatttaatttaacaaaatttaatgaaatttaatttaacaaaattaaaattgcttGCATGTCTacaatttttctttactaCGCAAAAACtaatgaatttgtttttgaaacaCATTCacagtttagtttagtttttgcaAAGTAATAGTTTTACAACTAGTTAATTGTACAAACGATAAAtcttacttatatttaactaaataaattaaatcaatttaaaaatctccAGTTTCCATACCAAATACGAGTTATAATTGCTACTGatgataaaattttctatCGAAAAGCCAccaaatacttataaaaccCCTCATAGAAAATACCGAAtcgtatttttgattttaaatatacatatataatggtAACTCACCTTCAACATTTACAGGGAAATTGGTTGTCCCCTGGTCAACTACAGTCCCCTGCATATCCACTTTGACCAGAGATGATGCGGTCACCTCATGCGGTAGGAGACCGCGGGGCGTGGTCAGCACTTGTTCTACCGCCGTATTCAGCCGAGCTGTTATTTGGCCCGTGAAACCAGCTGAAATTTggatgatatatatatatatacaataaatagtcCCATTTATCACAATTTTTTGGGGCCGTagcaagtattacgtaagcacaagggggggggggggggggttgaGTTTCTTTTTTGATGATTACGtcaactgtaattattttatttttttacatattacccACAAATTGTCTacgcattttcgaggattcctacaaaatattaatacgtttataaacTCTTATTTTTGACAGCTCTTTTGCGGACaacagaaaaagaaaaggGGGGTGTTAAATTGCATCAACAGTAAATTTTACGTAATAACTTTACGACCCCGTTAAACAAAAATAGGAAAGACTTTTTGGGGTTCATGTAAAATCACTCACTCTGCGTCCATCCAAACAAATCAACAAGGCGGTAGACAGCAGCCAGCTTGCAACGCAGTATCTTCTCTCCCTTCTCGTAACCCACGCCTTCGATACCACGAATATCATTGATGGGAAGCACACAACTCGGGCCCTGGAATTAAGAGAAAGGTCGCATAAAAActctataaatttttatgtttctatACATTAATTTCGTTATCATTTTTTCCTGCATACAGGATTTGTCAATATTCATCCATATTCCATCTATGACAACAGTCCaagttacattaaaatttataatattgtcatgtaattaatttagtttgaattttagttattattagtttttttgctATCATACTGCTAAGCTATCTTAGCTTAGCTATATATGtttgtgtgtaaaattaaatgtcatattatCTTGTTTCTCGTcgaacttaaaaataacattaaaaaaataagttttagaaGAGCATGGCTGGACATCCGTAGACTGTGCACCAGTGtattttgtctataaaaatatctgctcgaaggaaaacatcataaCAAAACCACATTCCAAATCTATTCCTAAACGCAAAACATCAATTCAGGTAGAGTAAACTAAACCCTTGCTTgcctattaaaacaaattaagtattacaaaacagacacagaaatctgagtccCAGACTTAAACGGTCACAGTCCACTACAAGGCCAaggtttttttacatttttctaaattcaCTCACCCTCAAACTCCCCGTATGCAGCCTGCCTCCAACCATCTCCCTGATGCGTTGCAGCAATGGCGCATCGTTACCCTCATGCATCTGCTGGTCCAAGACCCGTTCCAGTTCTTCCCGGAACAGCCTCGAAGACATAAGGGCTTCGACTCGCTTCCGGCGCTCCATTTCGCGAACATCCTGAAATCCAATACTTAGAAGTAAGAACAAGAaaaatgaatgttttattgttctCGACGAGTCAATCATCGTGACCTTCGATTTCCAGAAAACTCCAACAAGACAACTTTCTTTCAATAGACGTATCttgacaaacatcgtgacaggagatttatatatattaaaataaattgaccaATCCATGAACCGTCAATTGTGGACTCACCACTGTTTCGGGTTTTAGCTAACTATAACagaaattatgtatatgttgaCATTATCCACCTTACCAAAGAGGCTGTgagaaaattttaagaaacGCAAAGTTcgtgccagttcttcttgcccgcgctacgcccttgacttgcaaactggtagtaaatgtaaatttacaattaactttttgttttgacgttcataagtgtacttgtttacctatatgaataaagatattttgagtttcagtaatttagttttttctttaaaatatcaggttgtttgtttaatgtttaattacagtttttttgtctattaatacacttatattacgtatattttgttttaaatgtaaactgCATTGGCTTTGTATACTATCAAAGTGTTTtgcttaattataat
Proteins encoded in this region:
- the LOC110996191 gene encoding protein hu-li tai shao isoform X2 codes for the protein MADTDTETLPNGNATLSAEEEERLKQRPADIDADVREMERRKRVEALMSSRLFREELERVLDQQMHEGNDAPLLQRIREMVGGRLHTGSLRGPSCVLPINDIRGIEGVGYEKGEKILRCKLAAVYRLVDLFGWTQTGFTGQITARLNTAVEQVLTTPRGLLPHEVTASSLVKVDMQGTVVDQGTTNFPVNVEGFSLHASVHAARPDIRCVLHLRSPSALAISSTKRGLLALCSEAATLGVLAYHRVPLGVLDNEECDKLVRALGPHSKVLMLSCGGALCCGATLEEAFYQAKNLNTACEVQLRLATLPLDELNVFDEETAKQIYDSTHKPPADEKKWRVGGEEFEALMRMLDNAGFRTGYIYRHPLVKNDVPKPKNDVEVPPAVSSLGYLLEEEELYKQGIWKKGGKTGERTRWLNSPNVYQKVEVLETGTTDPKKITKWVQDGSPAHSSTPVKIDTLQFVPKNTNPKEFKQLQQQIKENRRADKISAGPQSHILEGVTWDEASKLVGEDAANTHTGDHVVLMGAASKGIIQRGYQHNATVYSAPYARNPFDHVTDTEIDEYRRIVERKQRSEYDTDLSESEAISAAQITSPASAPSETEEESRDEHRVLRIETKQAPVRSQPEVVLSDVDTTDFLAAERDHADRTRDPNLLSDDEVFLDSSSIPSGVTSPSIPETSIIPQHVIVRTQYAAVQQTVKGEHTLNGDHSDAHQSTFSHSSKEGSPSKEISTEDSPKKDKKKKKGLRTPSFLKKKKEKKKEKSSTPQPA
- the LOC110996191 gene encoding protein hu-li tai shao isoform X5, translated to MADTDTETLPNGNATLSAEEEERLKQRPADIDADVREMERRKRVEALMSSRLFREELERVLDQQMHEGNDAPLLQRIREMVGGRLHTGSLRGPSCVLPINDIRGIEGVGYEKGEKILRCKLAAVYRLVDLFGWTQTGFTGQITARLNTAVEQVLTTPRGLLPHEVTASSLVKVDMQGTVVDQGTTNFPVNVEGFSLHASVHAARPDIRCVLHLRSPSALAISSTKRGLLALCSEAATLGVLAYHRVPLGVLDNEECDKLVRALGPHSKVLMLSCGGALCCGATLEEAFYQAKNLNTACEVQLRLATLPLDELNVFDEETAKQIYDSTHKPPADEKKWRVGGEEFEALMRMLDNAGFRTGYIYRHPLVKNDVPKPKNDVEVPPAVSSLGYLLEEEELYKQGIWKKGGKTGERTRWLNSPNVYQKVEVLETGTTDPKKITKWVQDGSPAHSSTPVKIDTLQFVPKNTNPKEFKQLQQQIKENRRADKISAGPQSHILEGVTWDEASKLVGEDAANTHTGDHVVLMGAASKGIIQRGYQHNATVYSAPYARNPFDHVTDTEIDEYRRIVERKQRSEYDTDLSESEAISAAQITSPASAPSETEEESRDEHRVLRIETKQAPVRSQPEVVLSDGEHTLNGDHSDAHQSTFSHSSKEGSPSKEISTEDSPKKDKKKKKGLRTPSFLKKKKEKKKEKSSTPQPA
- the LOC110996191 gene encoding protein hu-li tai shao isoform X1 codes for the protein MADTDTETLPNGNATLSAEEEERLKQRPADIDADVREMERRKRVEALMSSRLFREELERVLDQQMHEGNDAPLLQRIREMVGGRLHTGSLRGPSCVLPINDIRGIEGVGYEKGEKILRCKLAAVYRLVDLFGWTQTGFTGQITARLNTAVEQVLTTPRGLLPHEVTASSLVKVDMQGTVVDQGTTNFPVNVEGFSLHASVHAARPDIRCVLHLRSPSALAISSTKRGLLALCSEAATLGVLAYHRVPLGVLDNEECDKLVRALGPHSKVLMLSCGGALCCGATLEEAFYQAKNLNTACEVQLRLATLPLDELNVFDEETAKQIYDSTHKPPADEKKWRVGGEEFEALMRMLDNAGFRTGYIYRHPLVKNDVPKPKNDVEVPPAVSSLGYLLEEEELYKQGIWKKGGKTGERTRWLNSPNVYQKVEVLETGTTDPKKITKWVDANNEEWVQDGSPAHSSTPVKIDTLQFVPKNTNPKEFKQLQQQIKENRRADKISAGPQSHILEGVTWDEASKLVGEDAANTHTGDHVVLMGAASKGIIQRGYQHNATVYSAPYARNPFDHVTDTEIDEYRRIVERKQRSEYDTDLSESEAISAAQITSPASAPSETEEESRDEHRVLRIETKQAPVRSQPEVVLSDVDTTDFLAAERDHADRTRDPNLLSDDEVFLDSSSIPSGVTSPSIPETSIIPQHVIVRTQYAAVQQTVKGEHTLNGDHSDAHQSTFSHSSKEGSPSKEISTEDSPKKDKKKKKGLRTPSFLKKKKEKKKEKSSTPQPA
- the LOC110996191 gene encoding protein hu-li tai shao isoform X4, yielding MADTDTETLPNGNATLSAEEEERLKQRPADIDADVREMERRKRVEALMSSRLFREELERVLDQQMHEGNDAPLLQRIREMVGGRLHTGSLRGPSCVLPINDIRGIEGVGYEKGEKILRCKLAAVYRLVDLFGWTQTGFTGQITARLNTAVEQVLTTPRGLLPHEVTASSLVKVDMQGTVVDQGTTNFPVNVEGFSLHASVHAARPDIRCVLHLRSPSALAISSTKRGLLALCSEAATLGVLAYHRVPLGVLDNEECDKLVRALGPHSKVLMLSCGGALCCGATLEEAFYQAKNLNTACEVQLRLATLPLDELNVFDEETAKQIYDSTHKPPADEKKWRVGGEEFEALMRMLDNAGFRTGYIYRHPLVKNDVPKPKNDVEVPPAVSSLGYLLEEEELYKQGIWKKGGKTGERTRWLNSPNVYQKVEVLETGTTDPKKITKWVDANNEEWVQDGSPAHSSTPVKIDTLQFVPKNTNPKEFKQLQQQIKENRRADKISAGPQSHILEGVTWDEASKLVGEDAANTHTGDHVVLMGAASKGIIQRGYQHNATVYSAPYARNPFDHVTDTEIDEYRRIVERKQRSEYDTDLSESEAISAAQITSPASAPSETEEESRDEHRVLRIETKQAPVRSQPEVVLSDGEHTLNGDHSDAHQSTFSHSSKEGSPSKEISTEDSPKKDKKKKKGLRTPSFLKKKKEKKKEKSSTPQPA
- the LOC110996191 gene encoding protein hu-li tai shao isoform X3; translation: MADTDTETLPNGNATLSAEEEERLKQRPADIDADVREMERRKRVEALMSSRLFREELERVLDQQMHEGNDAPLLQRIREMVGGRLHTGSLRGPSCVLPINDIRGIEGVGYEKGEKILRCKLAAVYRLVDLFGWTQTGFTGQITARLNTAVEQVLTTPRGLLPHEVTASSLVKVDMQGTVVDQGTTNFPVNVEGFSLHASVHAARPDIRCVLHLRSPSALAISSTKRGLLALCSEAATLGVLAYHRVPLGVLDNEECDKLVRALGPHSKVLMLSCGGALCCGATLEEAFYQAKNLNTACEVQLRLATLPLDELNVFDEETAKQIYDSTHKPPADEKKWRVGGEEFEALMRMLDNAGFRTGYIYRHPLVKNDVPKPKNDVEVPPAVSSLGYLLEEEELYKQGIWKKGGKTGERTRWLNSPNVYQKVEVLETGTTDPKKITKWVDANNEEWVQDGSPAHSSTPVKIDTLQFVPKNTNPKEFKQLQQQIKENRRADKISAGPQSHILEGVTWDEASKLVGEDAANTHTGDHVVLMGAASKGIIQRGYQHNATVYSAPYARNPFDHVTDTEIDEYRRIVERKQRSEYDTDLSESEAISAAQITSPASAPSETEEESRDEHRVLRIETKQAPVRSQPEVVLSDVDTTDFLAAERDHADRTRGEHTLNGDHSDAHQSTFSHSSKEGSPSKEISTEDSPKKDKKKKKGLRTPSFLKKKKEKKKEKSSTPQPA